Within the Opitutaceae bacterium TAV5 genome, the region CGCGCCGGCCTGCGCGTCATCGTGATCCCCGGCCCGTCCACCCGGCACGACACGTTTCCCCACGCGATCCGCCAGTTCGCATCCATGGCGGAAGCCACCCTCTCCGCCCTGGCAGTATTGCCGCCCGACTGGGTTGCCCCGTCACCGGATCGTGTCTGATACCAGCGTCCCGAATGTTTTTGATTTTACACCAAGGCCGCAAAGGACGCGAAGAAGGTAATACCAAGTTGCATTCAAAGATATAAAAACCCTGAGTCGATCCAGGGGAAGCAAGTGAGGCTGCGCAGGCGTTGAGGATCATGGAGCAGAAGCTCCAGCTCGGTTTTTAGTCGAGCTTCGACTGCGTCAAGGTCCGGGAAGAGGCGGTTGGCGAAGCCCTTTTCCCGGACTTCATCCCAGACGTGTTCGACCGGGTTGCATTCCGGGGTGTAGGCCGGCAGCAGTTCCAGGCGGAGGCGCTCCGGCACGGGAAGGCGACGGGACTTGTGCCATCCCGCACCATCCAGAAACATCAGCAGGCGTTCGTCCGGCCAGCGGGCGAACAGGTCCAGCAGAAAGCGAGACATCGCGTCGGTGTTGCAGCGCGGCGAGATCGTGGCGAAGCCCTCGGCGTGGA harbors:
- a CDS encoding transposase, which encodes MFMDEGRFGRISVLRSCWAPAGVRPRVPRQVVRESLYAFAAVCPLHAEGFATISPRCNTDAMSRFLLDLFARWPDERLLMFLDGAGWHKSRRLPVPERLRLELLPAYTPECNPVEHVWDEVREKGFANRLFPDLDAVEARLKTELELLLHDPQRLRSLTCFPWIDSGFLYL